One window of Vitis riparia cultivar Riparia Gloire de Montpellier isolate 1030 chromosome 5, EGFV_Vit.rip_1.0, whole genome shotgun sequence genomic DNA carries:
- the LOC117913853 gene encoding uncharacterized protein LOC117913853: protein MKVHPVQKKRNITFRYEINSNLSDPLRDRLMGSTQKKLRRLPHIFSRVLELPFKSDADVAVEESSDCFRFVAVTDGIGDIRAHTVEIHPGVTKIVIRGSDVVELTMDELELDMWRFRLPATTRPELASAVYVDGELVVTVPKCVGMEGAGGGGGELRGGVGGRLVVVL from the coding sequence ATGAAGGTACACCCAGTGCAAAAGAAGAGAAACATAACATTCAGATATGAAATCAATTCTAATCTCTCAGACCCTCTTAGAGATAGGCTAATGGGGAGCACCCAGAAGAAGCTGCGGCGTCTCCCCCACATCTTCAGCAGGGTTTTGGAGCTGCCCTTCAAGTCCGACGCCGACGTGGCCGTCGAGGAGTCCTCCGACTGCTTCCGATTCGTTGCGGTCACAGACGGTATCGGCGATATTAGGGCACACACGGTTGAGATCCATCCTGGGGTTACCAAGATTGTGATTAGGGGCAGCGATGTTGTTGAATTGACTATGGATGAGCTCGAGCTCGATATGTGGAGGTTTAGGCTTCCGGCGACGACGCGGCCTGAGCTGGCCAGCGCGGTGTATGTGGACGGAGAGCTGGTTGTGACGGTGCCCAAATGTGTGGGGATGGAGGGTGCCGGCGGCGGTGGTGGGGAGCTGAGAGGTGGTGTTGGTGGCCGACTTGTGGTCGTACTGTAA
- the LOC117915397 gene encoding uncharacterized protein LOC117915397: MDALVELEQTLRTKQGGLTPPEVSILLSCRSKAVNSFTTGACVASALVWATTRRLDKMFRFNLSAGSAVSFGLWRFSRSLDSCLAHIMALDGSRMQKELATIIVNKYQDNPWRMQLISSHFYSEKVFDDSTSDKPKLRWRHRNFFGDSASHNQGTHDDDDHVIDSQNDNHSYKNDLESKQVHVKPGIDMMADPLDCLLEAAAGGEIHPDSISTSHRIHTRSHKRSHRRRRMRHQEASSELSDSH, translated from the exons ATGGATGCTTTGGTCGAACTCGAACAAACTCTCAGGACCAAACAG GGTGGATTGACGCCTCCGGAAGTTTCTATTCTTCTATCATGCCGGTCAAAGGCTGTCAACAGTTTTACCACCGGGGCTTGTGTTGCGTCTGCTCTCGTATGGGCGA CAACGAGAAGGCTGGATAAGATGTTTCGGTTCAACCTTTCAGCAG GATCTGCTGTTTCATTTGGATTGTGGAGATTTAGTAGGTCCCTTGATTCATGCCTTGCTCATATTATGGCACTAGACGGAAGTCGGATGCAAAAGGAGTTGGCAACCAT AATAGTGAATAAGTATCAGGATAATCCTTGGAGAATGCAACTTATCTCCAGTCATTTCTATTCAGAGAAAGTTTTTGATGATTCAACTTCAGATAAGCCGAAATTAAGATGGCGCCATCGGAATTTCTTTGGTGATAGTGCTTCTCATAACCAAGGAACACATGATGATGATGACCATGTCATTGACTCCCAAAATGACAATCACAGCTACAAGAATGACTTGGAGTCCAAGCAAGTTCAT GTGAAACCTGGCATTGATATGATGGCAGACCCTCTTGATTGTTTGCTTGAGGCAGCAGCAGGTGGGGAGATTCACCCTGATTCCATCAGCACCTCCCACAGAATACATACTCGTAGCCATAAAAGATCACACCGTAGGCGTCGAATGCGTCATCAGGAAGCTTCTTCAGAACTCTCAGATAGCCACTAG
- the LOC117914097 gene encoding pentatricopeptide repeat-containing protein At4g14820: MSQTALALPPNPNPATPTTLHSHHTLFSALSSATSLTHLKQVHAQILRSKLDRSTSLLVKLVISSCALSSSLDYALSVFNLIPKPETHLCNRFLRELSRSEEPEKTLLVYERMRTQGLAVDRFSFPPLLKALSRVKSLVEGLEIHGLAAKLGFDSDPFVQTGLVRMYAACGRIAEARLMFDKMFHRDVVTWSIMIDGYCQSGLFNDALLLFEEMKNYNVEPDEIMLSTVLSACGRAGNLSYGKMIHDFIMENNIVVDPHLQSALVTMYASCGSMDLALNLFEKMTPKNLVASTAMVTGYSKLGQIENARSVFNQMVKKDLVCWSAMISGYAESDSPQEALNLFNEMQSLGIKPDQVTMLSVITACAHLGALDQAKWIHLFVDKNGFGGALPINNALIEMYAKCGSLERARRIFDKMPRKNVISWTCMISAFAMHGDAGNALRFFHQIEDENIEPNGITFVGVLYACSHAGLVEEGRKIFYSMINEHNITPKHVHYGCMVDLFGRANLLREALELVEAMPLAPNVIIWGSLMAACRVHGEIELGEFAAKRLLELDPDHDGAHVFLSNIYAKARRWEDVGQVRKLMKHKGISKERGCSRIELNNEIHEFLVADRSHKHADEIYEMLDEVVSKLKLVGYSPNTCSILVDLEEEEKKEVVLWHSEKLALCYGLMRDGTGSCIRIIKNLRVCEDCHTFIKLASKVYEREIVVRDRTRFHHYKDGVCSCKDYW, from the exons ATGTCGCAGACTGCCTTAGCACTCCCTCCTAACCCAAACCCCGCCACACCCACCACCCTCCACAGCCACCACACCCTCTTCTCAGCTCTCTCCTCCGCTACCTCTCTTACCCACCTTAAACAAGTCCACGCCCAAATCCTTCGATCCAAACTCGACCGCTCCACCTCACTCCTCGTCAAACTCGTCATCTCCTCCTGCGCTCTCTCCTCCAGCCTCGACTACGCTCTCTCTGTCTTCAACCTCATTCCCAAGCCCGAAACTCACCTCTGCAACCGCTTCCTGCGCGAGCTGTCGAGGAGTGAGGAGCCGGAGAAAACTCTTTTGGTGTACGAGAGAATGAGGACGCAAGGATTGGCCGTGGACAGGTTCAGCTTTCCGCCCCTCTTGAAAGCATTGTCGAGAGTGAAGTCTCTGGTTGAAGGGCTGGAGATTCATGGATTGGCTGCTAAGTTGGGGTTTGACTCGGACCCCTTTGTTCAAACTGGTTTGGTACGAATGTACGCGGCTTGTGGGCGGATTGCAGAGGCGAGGttgatgtttgataaaatgttCCACCGGGATGTTGTCACATGGAGCATTATGATTGACGG ATATTGTCAGAGTGGCCTTTTCAATGATGCTTTGCTGCTATTTGAAGAGATGAAGAACTATAATGTGGAGCCTGATGAGATAATGCTTTCTACAGTTCTTTCTGCTTGTGGCCGTGCTGGAAATTTAAGTTATGGGAAAATGATCCATGATTTCATTATGGAGAATAATATTGTGGTTGATCCTCATTTGCAGAGTGCTCTTGTCACCATGTATGCAAGTTGTGGCTCCATGGATTTGGCTCTGAATTTATTTGAGAAGATGACACCAAAAAACCTTGTTGCTTCAACTGCTATGGTTACTGGGTACTCAAAACTTGGACAGATTGAAAATGCTCGCTCAGTTTTCAATCAAATGGTTAAAAAGGACTTGGTCTGTTGGAGTGCTATGATATCTGGTTATGCTGAGAGTGATAGTCCTCAAGAAGCTCTTAATTTGTTCAATGAAATGCAATCTTTGGGAATAAAACCTGATCAAGTTACCATGTTGAGTGTTATCACAGCTTGTGCTCATCTTGGTGCATTGGATCAAGCCAAATGGATCCATTTATTTGTTGATAAGAATGGTTTTGGGGGAGCTTTGCCTATTAACAATGCCCTTATTGAAATGTATGCCAAATGTGGGAGTTTGGAGAGAGCAAGAAGAATTTTTGATAAGATGCCCAGAAAAAATGTGATATCCTGGACCTGCATGATCAGTGCCTTTGCCATGCATGGGGATGCCGGTAATGCATTGAGGTTCTTCCATCAAATagaagatgaaaatattgaacCCAATGGGATTACATTTGTTGGTGTACTTTATGCTTGTAGCCATGCGGGATTGGTTGAGGAGGGTCGCAAGATCTTTTACTCAATGATTAATGAGCACAACATCACCCCAAAACATGTGCACTATGGTTGCATGGTAGATCTCTTTGGCCGTGCTAATCTCCTTAGAGAAGCCCTTGAGCTTGTAGAGGCTATGCCTTTGGCACCAAATGTTATCATCTGGGGATCTTTGATGGCTGCTTGCCGAGTCCATGGTGAGATTGAATTAGGAGAATTTGCAGCAAAAAGGCTTCTTGAGCTAGATCCAGATCATGATGGGGCTCATGTGTTCTTGTCAAACATCTATGCCAAAGCAAGGAGATGGGAGGATGTTGGACAAGTGAGGAAATTGATGAAACATAAAGGGATTTCTAAGGAAAGAGGATGCAGTAGAATTGAACTGAACAATGAAATACATGAGTTTTTGGTGGCAGATAGGAGTCATAAACATGCAGATGAGATATATGAAATGCTAGATGAGGTGGTTAGCAAGTTGAAGCTGGTTGGTTATTCTCCAAATACCTGTAGCATTTTGGTTGatttagaagaagaagaaaaaaaggaagtggTTCTATGGCACAGTGAGAAGTTGGCGCTTTGTTATGGGCTTATGAGGGATGGAACAGGGTCTTGCATACGTATAATTAAGAATCTTAGGGTCTGTGAGGACTGCCATACCTTTATTAAGTTGGCATCGAAGGTGTATGAAAGAGAGATTGTTGTCAGAGATAGGACTAGGTTTCACCATTACAAAGATGGTGTATGTTCTTGTAAAGATTATTGGTAA